The window TACGCGGGCGAGATCGCCCAGTCGACGGGCGCGGACGTGGTCCGCGAGGAGTTCGTCGTCCAGGCGCGCGAACGGGCCGAGACCGACCGCTTCCGCGAACTCATCCGCGGGTCGACGCCCCACTCGCGGTACATCCTGCAGGCGCTCACGGTGCTCTCGCTCAACGAGGGCGACGACGAGGCGTTCCGCACCACGCGCATCTACGAACTGTACGAGCAGGTCTGCAGACAGGAGGGGTCGGAGTCCCTCTCGCTTCGTCGGGTCCGCGACCTGCTGAAGGAGCACGCCTTCCTCGACGTCATCGAACAGTCGCGGCACAGCGGAGGCAGCGCCGAGGGGAGCTACACGGAACACCGACTGCTCGAGGACCCCGTCGTCGTCCAGAGCGTCCTGCAGGACACGCTCGACTGACCGCCGGTCGCCGGCACGCGCCACGGACACACCTCGGTGGAGTCCCGACTCCGACGACCCGTCGACTGCCCTGACTGCCCCCGACGGGTGCCGACGAGTTCCGGCGGGCCGACGGGTCCAGATGGGTCCAGACGGATTCTGACGGGCCGGCGCAAGACGGGTCGTGGCGATTCCACCGGAAACGCGGTGTGTCGTAATATCGACGTAAGAATATATCCTAACTAGAACACATTATCGGGGGGATTCAAGTACCGGTGGTCAAACACCACGGGAAGACACCGAGCAGGGTGGCTGAGACGGCGGGCGTGGCCCGCGTGGGGGTGTCGTCCGCACCGAACGCTCTCTATCCGCACTCGCGAGAATCATCTGAAGACCAAACTGTTTGGGTTCCCTGTTGATTACCGATGCTAGTATCGGATAGAGTGAAGGTCATGGGGATTTGACTATGTGTGCAATGGCTGCTACGATGGACGCGGAACAGACCGAGGACGCCGAGGTCGATCCCGACGCACCCGACGCGGCGGCCGAGCCACGGACGCTCCCGAAAGACGAACTCTTCCACCTCCTCCAGAACGAGCGTCGTCGACGCGCGCTCCAGTTCCTGCGTGGACACGAGGACGGGGTCGTCGACATGCGCGACATGGCGGAGCACATCGCGGCCCTCGAGAACGACGTCGAGGTCGTCCAGTTGACCTCCGCCCAGCGCAAGCGGGTCTACGTCGGCCTCTACCAGTGCCACCTCCCGAAACTCGACGAGGCGGGCGTCGTCGACTACGACAAGAACCGGGGGACCGTCGCACAGACCCCGCTCTCGGCGCAGCTGACGCCGTACCTCGCCGTCGAGGCGGGCGACGTGCCCGAGACGGAGGAATCGGCAGACCGGACGGTCCGGGAACTCGTCGACGCCGCGGGACCCGCGGGCGCGGCGACGGTGATCGCCGCCGTGCTGACGGTCGGTGCGGCGACCAGCACGCTCCCGGCAGCCGGGCTGTGGCTACCCGTCGTCCTCACCACACTGTTCGCCGTCGTGACGCTCATCTCGGTGCTCCGATAACCGCCTTCTTCGCGGACTCGACGTCCGAGCGGTATCACATGACCGAGCGACAGCGCTCGCGCTCTCCTCCTGCGTCCACCACGACTCGACCCTCACTCCCCGCTTCGACCGGCAGCCGGCCCCGAGCGGCCGGTAGCTGTCGACTACTGGCTCGTTAGCGTGTCAGTAGCAAAGTCGGATTACGTGAATGTGTGAGCTGGTGCCGACACATGAACTTGGGCAACACAGCTCGGTCGTCTGACACGCATCGCCGCTGCCAGAACTGCGGCGATTTCGTCACCCAGCAGTTTAGCAGGGTGTTCGGGAACAACGCGGACGAGGTCTACGGCTGTCTCAGCTGCCGGACCGCCCGCGACCTGCGGGAGGGCCACCAGCTCCGCCCGTCGGAGTCGGCGCCGTAGCCGCACAGCAGAACGCACACGACACTGTACCTGTCATGCACCGTCCGGTGGTTGGCCGGACGGCTTTTCTTCGCCCCACGAGTGGTGAGGGACTGTCGCGAACCAGGGTCCGCACCACCGACGCCCCGCGTCGGACTGCCCCCCGGTCGAGGTGGGGCCATCGCCCCGTCCTCGCGTAGTTTTCCCTCGCCCGGACGCCGGTGCCGTCGCCCCGTCGACCGGTCGACCCGTCCCGGTAAACGGTTCAACGTCCGATTAGGCGTGGAAAAATCGCCAGACTGCGGCCGGGTGGGGGGCAACACCCCCATCCCCGCTTGAACCGTCCACGACCGGTGTTACTCTGCGTATAATAATGTGTCGTTCACGAGTACGTCGAGCCAAGAGGTCGAGTGGCCTGTGCGGCCACCGAGGGACGCCACGACGATGACCTCGTCACTAATCAACAATGTGTGGAATTATCGCGTGCATCGGATCGGACGACGCGGTCGGTGAGCTGCTGACGGGGCTCGAGAACCTCGAGTACCGAGGGTACGACTCGGCCGGCATCGCCGTCCAGAACGGCCACGGCATCGCCGTCAGGAAGAAAGCGGGTAAGATCAGCGAGCTCAAGGGGGCCATCGCCGCGGACGTCCCCGACGGCAGCGTCGGTATCGGCCACACCCGGTGGTCGACGCACGGTCCGCCGACCGACGAGAACGCCCACCCGCACACGAGCCAGAGCGAGGGGGTGGCCGTCGTCCACAACGGCATCATCGAGAACTACGAGGTCGTCCGCTCCCGGCTCATGGAGGAGGGGTACGTCTTCACGAGCGAGACGGACACCGAGGTAATCCCCCACCTCATCGACCACTACATGGACCAGGGCGACGACGTCGAGACGGCGTTCGAACGCGCCATCGACGACCTGGACGGGAGCTACGCGGTCGCGCTCATGGTCGACGGGACGGACACCGTCTACGCGGCCCGACAGGACTCCCCGCTCGTCGTCGGCGTCGACGACAGCGGCCCCGAGACGCGCTACTACCTCGCCAGCGACGTGCCCGCCTTCCTCGAGTTCACCGACCGGGTGATGTACCTCGAGGACGGCGACGTCGCCCGCGTCACGACCGACGGCATCGACGTCCACGACGCGGACGGCCCCGTCCAGCGACCGATCGAGACCGTCGAGTGGAACGCCGAGGAGACGGGCAAGGGCCAGTACGAGCACTACATGCTCAAGGAGATACACACCCAGCCCGAGGCCCTGCGCGGGACGCTCTCCGGCCGAATCGAGGACGGGGACGTCACGCTGGAGGAGTTCCCCGAGGGCACCTTCGAGGGCATCGAGCAGGTCCACCTCGTCGCCTGCGGGACCTCTTTCCACGCCGCGAAGTGCGGTGCCCGCCAACTGGTTCGGGCGGGCATCCCCGCGAGCACCTTCCGCGCGAGCGAGTACCACGACCTCCAGCCCGTCGACGAACGGACGCTGGTCGTCGCCGTCACCCAGAGCGGCGAGACCGCGGACACGCTGAGCGCGCTGCGTCGCGCCGAGGAGGCCGGCGCGTCGACGGTCGCGCTGACGAACGTCGTCGGGTCGACCGTCTCGCGGGAGGCCGACGACACGCTCTACATCCGCGCCGGTCCCGAAATCGGCGTCGCGGCCACCAAGACGTTCACCTCGCAGGTCGCCGCGCTCACGCTCCTGACCCACCGGCTCGCCGCGGACCTGGAGCGGGGGACCGTCCGCGAGGATGCCGCCGAGTTCCTGGCCGAACTCGAGGCGCTCCCCGACCGTATCGAGGACCTCCTCGGGCGCACGCGCGCGAGCGACGTGAGCGAGAGCAACATGGGGCGGGACGCGTACTTCTTCATCGGGCGGGACTTCGAGTACCCGGTCGCGCTGGAGGGGGCGCTGAAGTTCAAGGAGATCACGTACGAGCACGCCGAGGGGTTCGCCTCCGGCGAACTGAAACACGGTCCCCTCGCCCTCGTCACCCCCGACGCGACTATCTTCGCCCTGCTCACCGGGGACCGCGGCGAGGAGACGCGCAAGAACGCCGAGGAGGCCCGGACTCGGGGTGCGCGCGTCATCGCCGTCGCGCCCGAGGGGATGGACGTCGGCGAGATGGCCGACGACGTCCTCCGGGTACCCGACACCCACCCCGACCTCGCGGGCCTACTGGCGAACGTCCAGCTCCAGCTCGTCTCGTACCACACCGCCTACGGGCTGGGTCGCGAGATCGACAAGCCGCGCAACCTCGCGAAGAGCGTCACCGTCGAGTAGTCCGCTCGGTCCCGAGGACACCTGATTTCCGGTGAGTCCGGTGGTCGACCGTCGGCGGCACCGTCCGCCGTCGGTCCGAAACAGCAGTCGCCTCGTTGATGCTTCTCGGCGCGCTCGCGGCTCGGAGCGGCGGAATCTCGCCCGTCGCGCCGCACAAACTCCCCCATAACAAAGCCTCGAAGGGCCGGAGTCGGAGATATGGCCGACCAGCCGGACGTCCTGTTTCTCGTCCTGGATTCCATGCGGCGGGACCGGGTCTCGACGTACGGGCACCACCGCAAGACGACGCCGACGCTCGACGCACTGGCGAAGCGCGCCTCGGTCTTCGAGAACGCCTTCACGCCCGCGCCGTGGACACTCCCCTCGCACTGCTCGATGTTCACGGGACTGTTCCCCTCCGAGCACGGCGTCACCAACGGGTTCACCGACCGGGACCTGCGCCTCGCCGAGGAGTTCACGACCGTCACCGAACGGCTCGCAGAGCGGGGGTACCGCACCGCCGGGTTCTCGAACAACCCGTGGGTAGGGAAGCTCTCGGGGCTCGACCGCGGGTTCGACGAGTACGTCGAGTGGAACCTCGAAATCGGCGTCGAGGGGGACGCCGACCTCCACACGCGTCGCGAGCGGCTCTACTCGCGCGGGAACACGTGGCTCGGCCACGCCTCCCGCCAGCCCCTGTTCGCGCTCAAGCGGCCTTTCTTCACGTCCAGCCTGACCGACCGCGCGAAGCGCTGGTTCGACTACACGAGCGGGAGCGACGACCCGACGTTCACCTTCATGAACCTCATGGAGGCACACAGTCCGTACTTCCCGCCGAAGGACGCCTTCCGCAAACTCGGGCTGAAGGCACCGAACGAACTCGAACCGCGCCTGCTGAACACGAGGCTGCTCGCGTACGTGCTCGGCACGCGCGACCTCGGGGACGACGAACGCGAGCGCGTCCTGGAGTTCTACGACGCGGCGCTGCGCTATCAGGACGCGAAGGTCAACGGACTGCTCACGATGCTCGACGAGCAGGGCCGACTGGACGACACCCTCGTCGTCGTCTGTGCCGACCACGGCAAGACGCTCGGCGAGTACGACCGCGACGGGACCCCGCCCCACTACGTCCGCGACATCAACGTCAACGTCCCACTCCTCGTGAAGTGGCCCGGCCAGAACGAGGGCGAACGCGTCGAAGCGCCCGTCGACCTCACCGACCTCCACGAACTCCTGCTGGGCGAGGCCGAATCGAGCGAGGCGTGGGCAGACGACGACGTGGCGCTCACCGAGGACCACGTCCCCCACACGGGCCGGGCCTCGAAGCCCGTCACCCACTGGCGCGTGCTCTCGGATTCCGAGTTCAAGTACGCTCGCAGCGAGGAGGGCGAGGAGTTCGTCTTCGAGCGTCGTGGAGATGCGGACCCCGCGAACCGCAAACCCAACGGCGAGCGACTGGTCGAGGCCGACGAGGCGATGCTGGCGGAGGCACGCCGCCGACTCGACGAACGCATCGAGACCCTGAACGAGTCGGCGGGTGTCGCGGACGACGCCGACGGGGAACTCGACGGCGACGTGCAGGCGCAGTTGCGGGACCTCGGCTACCTATAGGGCCAGCCCCGCGAGCACCTCGGGGCGGTACTGTCTCACCTTCCCGTCGTGGCGGTCGGTGTTGTACGGGTTGACGAACAGGCCCCGGTCGTCGCTGGCCGCGAGGAAGACGTAGGTGCTGGCGGTGGGAAGCCGCCCGCCGGTGTAGTCGGCCAGCGCACGGCGCTTCCCGTAACTCGCGAGGGTCTCCCAGCGCTCGAAGTCCACGTCGGAGGAGGAGACGAGGACGTCGGCGCTCGTGGTTCGATTGACCCGCCGGTCGGTCGGCGAGGTGCTGTCGAGGCCCGTCTCCAGCGCCGTCGAGAAGGCGATCCACTGCGTCCCGTCGTGGCCCCATGTCGCACTGTAGAACACCGACCCGGAGGCGGTCCCGACCACCTCGGGGTCCGGGTCGTCGTCCAGTTCGTCGCGTGCGACCCGAAGGAGGTGGTTGTCCTCGGCGTAGGTGCAGTCCATCCCCCACAGCACCGCCTCGGGGGTGAAGGCGAGTTCGACCGCCCGCCAGCGCTGACTGCCGGTGCCGACGACGTCGAGTTCGACCTCCCCGCTCCCCTCGCGCAGGCGGGCGATGCGACACTCCTCGTCGGCGTCGCCGGTCGTCACCCAGACGTCTCCGGAGTAGGGGTCGGCCTGTATCGCGTGGACGTGGCGCACCTCGGGGAGGGCGAGGAGCGTCGACCACGACCGCCCGCCGTCGGTCGATTCGAGGACGTTCGGCACCTCGTCGCCCAGCGGGTACTCCCCGAGCAGGAGGCGGTCGCCGTCCCGACAGAGGGCGGTCGGGAGGACGCCCATCGGGCCCGACGACCGGGGGAGTTCACGGACGGGCCGCCAGGACGCCCCGCCGTCGCGCGAGAGGAGCAGCCAGCGGTCGAGCGTCGCCAGCACGGCGTCGCCGGGGAGCGCCCAGACGTTCGTCGTCGGGAACGCCCCGACGGTGTACTCGACGAGTCGCTTCGGGAACCGGGCGGTCAGCGCCTGGCTCCGGAGGTAGTCACGCCCGCACATGGGGTTGGTGAGACGGCCCGTCGCCGCGAACCGGCCGGGGCGCGTCTCCGCGTAGAGGGTCTGGTAGTCCGACCCGTACAGCCTCCCGTCGTAGAGTCCGTGGAGTCGCATCGAGTTATCAGACGGTTCGGCAGTGAATACAAAAAGCTACTTCCGGCGTGCGCGCCGGAAAACCGACAGGCGGAAAGGGCATGAACTGACGTGCTGTAGATGTAGCTGCCGATTAACTATGCCCGCGTACAGCGCACGTGTGAGCAGTAACCTGTGATGCCAGCTGGAGTGACTTACTGGAGCGAGAACCGTTCGGTGGTCGGATGAACGTCGAACGAGTCGTCTCGCTCGGCGTCATCCTCGCCGTCATCGTCGCGATGGGCGTCTCTGCGACGACCCTCGAGTCGTCGCTGTCGTCGAACCCCGACGAGGTCATCGACCTCGACTACGAGAACATCCCGCTCGGCCAGGACGCCGTCAGGGACGCGAAAGACGAGGTCGAACAGAACAAGGAGAACCCCAACCCGACGGGCGACCCGCGCACCATGCCCGAACAGAAACCCACCGAGGTACAGGCCGGCGGTGGGGGGCCGAGCGACGACGGGCCCGGCGAGGAGCGCTCGCTCCTCGACCGCCTGCTGGACCTGCTGATGCAGCTCCTGCCGTTCCTCCTGGCGCTGCTCGCCCTGCTGGTCCTCGCGGCGCTCGCGCGCCGGTACGGTCGACGGCTCCTCGCGCTCCTGCTCGCGCTGGTGCCACAGGACGGCACCGAGTCGACCGACGACGACGTCACGTGGACGCCCCACCCGCGAAACGACATCGAACGGGCGTGGCTCTCGATGCTCGACCGCGCCGGCGTCCAGCGCCCCCGGCAGATGACGCCCGCCGAGTGCGCGAATCAGGCCGTCGCCGCGGGCCTCGACCCCGACGGCGTCCAGCGCCTCCGCACCGCCTTCGAGAAGGTTCGCTACGGCGGCGGGGAGGTCACCGACGAGGACGCCCGACAGGCCCGCGAGGGCCTCCGCCGGATGGGCCTCGGCGGTGGCGGGAGCCTCGGGGGGAGTAGCTGATGGGCGTCCTCAAGCGGGCGCTCTGGTACTTCGCGGTCCTGCTCGGCATCGTCGTCTTCGGCGGCGCGCTGGCGGTCCTCCTCGTCCCGTCGCTCCGGGCGGCCCTTCCGGTCGAGGCACTCGTCGACGTCGCCGGGAGCGACTACCTGCTGGTAGCCGTCTTCGGCGGCCTCGCGCTGGTCGCCCTCCTCGTCATGCTCGTCGCCCGCGCCGTGGGGAGCGTCGAACAGGAGCGTCCGCCCGAACCGGAGTACGTCGAGCGGGTGCCCCTCCTCGGCGCGGAGTTCGACGACCTCGTCGAGAACGGGGTCGGCGTCCGCGCCATGCTGTCCGGCGACGAGGCCGACCGCATCCGCGAGCGACTCCGCGAGCAGGCGACTCGCACGCTGATGCGAAAGCGCAACCTCTCGCGCGAGCGGGCGGACGACCTCGTCGAGCGCGGCGCGTGGACCGACCGCCGCGTCCCGAGTGCGTTCCTCGCCGGCGGAAGCATCCCGACGAAGGCCCGCGTCAAGGCCGCGATTCGCGGCCAGACGTGGCTGCAGTTCGCCGCCAGCGAGACGGCCGACGAGATCGTCCGTCTCGCCGACGAGCGACACGACCGGTCCGTGCGGACGGGCGCGGGTGACCGGCCGACCGACGCCTCGGCGTCGTCATCGACGGCCACGACCCCGCCTGGCGGACGACCCGCCGCGACTGACGGAGGCGACGAACGATGAGCGAGACTACTACCACCACCAGCTTCGAACACGCGAGCACCGCCGGCGGGACCGAGGACGACGACCGGGTCGTCGAGAGCGAGGTCCGCCGGACCGGGCGCTGGCGCGGTATCGTCGCCGTCGCCCTGCTGGCGGGGTCGATGGGCGTCCTCGCCGCCCGCCCGCTCGTCCTCCTGATGGGCATCGTCGGCGCGACGTTCGCGGCCTACCCCCGGCTGACGGGGACGCCGAACCCCACCGTCCGTATCGAGCGCGAACTGAGCGACGACACGCCGGGCCGGGGCGACGAGGTGGAGGTGACCGTCCGCGTCACCAACACCGGTCGATGGCCGCTCTCGGACGTGCGCGTCGTCGACGGCGTGCCGCCGATACTCGCCGTCCGGGACGGGTCGCCGCGCCACGGGACGTTCCTCTGGCCGGGTCGGTCGAGCGAGTTCAGCTACACCGTCGGCGCGGAGTACGGGCGCCACCAGTTCGTCCCCGCGACGGTCATCGTCCGCGACGTCAGCGGCGGCCGGGAACTGTCCGCGGCGGTCGACTCCGCCGAGAAGACGGTGTTGACGTGTACGGACGCGGTGCCCGAGGTCCCCCTCCGCAAACGGACGCAGTACCACTTCGGTCGCCTCGTCACCGACGACGGGGGGAGCGGCATCGAGTTCCACCGCACCCGCGAGTACCAGCAGGGCGACCCGATGAGCCGGGTCGACTGGAAGCGCTTCGCCCGGACGGGACAGCTCACGACCATCGAGTTCCGCGAGGAGCGCGCCGCCTCGGTCGTGTTGCTCATCGACGCCCGCCCGAGCGCCTACCGCGCCAGCGCCGAGGGCGAACCCCACGGGCTGGCGTACAACCTCGCCGGGGCCGAGCAACTGCTGACCGCGCTCGGCGACACCCGCGACTACGTCGGCCTCGCGGCCATCGGTCGGGAGTTCTGCTGGCTCTCCTCCGGGACGGGCGTCGAACACGAACTCACCGCCCGCGAGTTGCTCGCGGCCCACCCGACGCTCTCGACCATCCCGCCGGAGGACGACGAGGTGGCGGACGCCGAACAGCAGGCGACCGAACTCCGCAAACGACTGGCCAACGATACCCAGGTCATCCTGCTCTCGCCGCTGGCCGACGAGTTCGTCACGTCGCTGGCGCTCTCGCTGGAGGCGACCAGCCACCCCGTCACCGTCGTCAGCCCGGACGTGACGAGCGACGCGACGCCGGGTGCACGCCTCGCCCGCGTCGAGCGTGACAACCGCATCCACTCGCTGCGCGAGGCGGAGATACCCGTCGTGAACTGGACGCCGGACCAGCCACTCGGAACCTCCATCGTCCACGCACAGGAGGTGGCCGGATGACGCGCGTCGTCTACCGCCCGACCCGCATCAGTTCGACGGTGGCGGTCCTCGCCGCCGCCGCGAGCGTCGGGTTCGTCGCCAACGCACCCGGTCAGCTGATGGCCGTCGGCACCGCCCTCGGGGGATGCGTCGTCCTCGCCCTCGGCGCGGCGCTCCACCGCCGAGGGTTCTGGTTCTTCGGCCTCCCCATCGCGCTGGTCGGCCTCGGCGTGTCGCTGTCGGCCATCGGCGTCGGGTTCGTCATGACTGGATCCACCCGCATCACCGAACGCGCCGAACTGGTCGGCCTGCTCGGCATCCCGCTGGTCGCCCTCGGCGTCGTCCCCCTCCACAAGCGCGTGGCCCGTCGCCTCGTCTCGGCCGGCCTCGTCTTCCTCGTCGTGGGGGCCGTCCTCAGCGGGATGCTCCACGGGACGGGCCTCGAACCCCTCCCCCTGCTAGCGAGTCTCGCGGCCGCAGTGGTCGCGTGGGACGCCGGCGAACAGGCCATCAACCTCGGCGAGCAACTGGGTCGCAGCGCCCGCACCTGGCCCGTCGAACTGAGCCACACCGGCGGAACCGTCGTCTTCGGCGGGTTGAGTATCGGGACGGCGATGACGCTCTACGGCGCGAACGTGACTGGACTCCCAATCGAGACCCTTCTCTTACTGCTCGCGGCGGCCGTCGTGCTGATGATGGCGCTGTACAAGTAGCGTCGCCCTCCTCCCCCTTCTCGCGCTCTTCCCCCACCTCCCGACTGACGTGCCGCCAGCGTTTACTAGCCAAGCGCCGTGGTCGCTTTCGCTCCGACCTTTCTGCACCGCCAGTGCTGTAGACGTACTGGGGTTGAGCCGATGTGCGAGTGCTCCATCTATGACCCTACGCTGAGGCAGAACATCAGTGGCGAATTCTGACTGCGACCGTTTTGATTAGCAGTCGGGTTCGATAGCCAAACTGGAGGCAAGCGAACCATGCCCATCCAAGCAGGAGACCAACGGCGTGAGCGCTAATCGATTGACCTGGTGGGGCAGTGAGAATGCCAAGGGCACGACCCACCGTCTGTGCAGTACTTGAGAAGACAACGACCGACAACAACAGTCCGCCTACGAGTTTGGCAGTGTCTTCGAAATCAGCTTTACCCGACCGGAGAAACGATTGCGTGTCTTTCAGCAAAACCAACGCCAAGTATCCGGTCAAGGCCTTCGTAAGACCGCTCGCTCCGAGTGGGTGAGCATAGCGCAGCAGTACGGGAATAATTATTGACAGATATAGCGCCCCTACGGCAAACCCTGCGTATCCAACGGTCCCAATCCGCCGCTCGGTCACCCACCCCAGAATAACGAGGACAACGACGTTTCCTCGGTAGTGGTCAACTCCGGAGTGGAGCCACGGCCCATACCACAGGTAGCTGACGTGGTACGGGTCAAGCTTGGCGAGGTGAACAGCGGTCATCCCCACCACGATTAGAACCGTTGCCACCGGGATTCTACTGAAACTGCTCGTATTCAATAATCAGCTTATATCAATGAGAATATATGGATGTGTCGAGTGGGATTGTATATTTCGACGAGACACGAAACAGAGCGAGCGCCTTTCAGCCGACTTACTGCTGCTGCTGGGTGTACTGCACCGTCGGCACCTCGATGTCGTCGAGGATGTCCCGGACGACGGTGCGCTTGTCGACGTTGCCGACGCGGGCGTCCGCGGTGAGGACGATACGGTGGGCGAGGACAGGCGGCGCGATGGTCTTGACCTCGTCGGGGGTGACGTACATCCGGCCGTTGATGGCCGCGAGCGCCCGCGACACCTCGAAGAGGCGCTGAGTCGCACGCGGGGAGACGCCAGTCTTCACGCGGGAGTTCTCGCGGGTGGCCCGGCAGACGCGGGTGATGTAGCGTCGGACGTCCGGGTCGACGTGGACCCGTTCGACCGTCTCGCGGAGGTCGGCGGGTTCGCCGTCGTCACAGACCCGCCCGGCGGAGGGCGTCGCGGTGGTGCGCTCGGCGCGCCGGTTGATGATCTCCAGTTCGCCCTCCTCGTCGGGGTAGCCGATGCTGGTCTTGATGATGAAGCGGTCCTTCTGGGCCTCGGGCAGCGGGAAGGTCCCCTCCTGTTCGACGGGGTTCTGCGTCGCGATGACGAAGAACGGCTGGGGGAGCATGTGCGTCTCGCCGTCGACGGTGACCTGTCCCTCCTCCATGGCTTCGAGGAGGGCGGACTGCGTCTTCGGCGAGGCGCGGTTGATCTCGTCGGCGAGGACGATGTTCGCGAAGATGGGACCGGGCTGGAACTCGAACTCGCGGGTCTTCTCGTTGAAGATGTGGGTACCCGTCACGTCGGAGGGGAGGAGGTCGGGCGTGAACTGGATGCGCGAAAAGGAGAGGCCGAGGGCGGTGGCGAACGACCGTGCGGTCAGCGTCTTCCCGGTCCCCGGCACGTCCTCCAGCAGGACGTGCCCGCCGGCGAGAAAGCCCGTTAGCACCGTCCGCATGACCTTTCGGTCGGCGATGACGGCCCGTCCGACCTCGTCGAGTATCGCGTTGCTCCGCGAGTGCACGTCCTGTATCTCCATACGGGCTATCGTCCACGACCGGGCTTTGTTATCGCCCACATAAGGGTCGTAACTACTCCCCGGCTCCCGCGACCGTCGCGACCATCGATAGCCGGGTCCCGGAGCGAAGCTGCCGGTACGGGGGTCGAGAGACCCGAGAACGGATCATTTCGCGCTCATCGAGTCCTCGGTAAGACGACGTATAACTAATCCGGGTGGCGCTGTACGGAGCCTCGGAGCGTGAACCCAACATGAGTCAGAACCCACAGGGTCACAACTCGCAGGCTGCAGCCCAGAGCACCGCGCAGGGGAGCCAGCAGGGCACCCAGCAAGGCACCGCTCAGGGCGGCCAGCAGGCACAGGGAACGCCCCAGCAGAACCAGCCGAACGCGCAGAACCAGCAGGCGCGACAGCCCCAGCAGAGCACCACCGAGGAGGTGGGCAGTTGGTTCGCGGAGACCACTGTCCGCGCCGG is drawn from Halomarina litorea and contains these coding sequences:
- a CDS encoding AAA family ATPase, with amino-acid sequence MEIQDVHSRSNAILDEVGRAVIADRKVMRTVLTGFLAGGHVLLEDVPGTGKTLTARSFATALGLSFSRIQFTPDLLPSDVTGTHIFNEKTREFEFQPGPIFANIVLADEINRASPKTQSALLEAMEEGQVTVDGETHMLPQPFFVIATQNPVEQEGTFPLPEAQKDRFIIKTSIGYPDEEGELEIINRRAERTTATPSAGRVCDDGEPADLRETVERVHVDPDVRRYITRVCRATRENSRVKTGVSPRATQRLFEVSRALAAINGRMYVTPDEVKTIAPPVLAHRIVLTADARVGNVDKRTVVRDILDDIEVPTVQYTQQQQ
- a CDS encoding rhomboid family intramembrane serine protease, with amino-acid sequence MTAVHLAKLDPYHVSYLWYGPWLHSGVDHYRGNVVVLVILGWVTERRIGTVGYAGFAVGALYLSIIIPVLLRYAHPLGASGLTKALTGYLALVLLKDTQSFLRSGKADFEDTAKLVGGLLLSVVVFSSTAQTVGRALGILTAPPGQSISAHAVGLLLGWAWFACLQFGYRTRLLIKTVAVRIRH
- a CDS encoding DUF7519 family protein, giving the protein MTRVVYRPTRISSTVAVLAAAASVGFVANAPGQLMAVGTALGGCVVLALGAALHRRGFWFFGLPIALVGLGVSLSAIGVGFVMTGSTRITERAELVGLLGIPLVALGVVPLHKRVARRLVSAGLVFLVVGAVLSGMLHGTGLEPLPLLASLAAAVVAWDAGEQAINLGEQLGRSARTWPVELSHTGGTVVFGGLSIGTAMTLYGANVTGLPIETLLLLLAAAVVLMMALYK